The Bradysia coprophila strain Holo2 unplaced genomic scaffold, BU_Bcop_v1 contig_70, whole genome shotgun sequence genome contains a region encoding:
- the LOC119083836 gene encoding lipase-like: MIFSTGLLVAYMAVSISGQLSTDISFLESVADVLISVVGTVNSFNGPASISHAPTSPASNKRATQANVRYYNNYAQASYCSNQLKTLGCLPCMGFKKDINTNNGVAVFKNILFNTLAFVTVSDSRKEIAVTFRGTIVDLRNYLLDAAFFNVGFGNIKFHFGFYVATMSLYNNVIQAIGYQLQQHPTYKLVIIGHSLGGAMARLTAFFIKINYQFPGATIELYTYGEPRVGNKAFADYCNSWNILSARCVNKNDVVPHVPPTSLLGTDLLYNFYVHPQLEVWIQSDRITNCNDKFYEDPACSDISDPSYTIDDHINYFNVTSTVCGEVVMPAFLPMIPPALPTKIVNFAGGAIRFQ; the protein is encoded by the exons ATGATATTCTCAACAGGGTTGCTAGTTGCCTACATGGCCGTCAGTATTTCGGGTCAACTATCAACCGATATTAGTTTTTTGGAATCAGTCGCAGATGTACTAATCTCTGTTGTTGGTACGGTGAACTCGTTTAATGGGCCCGCATCCATCTCTCACGCTCCAACATCACCCGCAAGTAATAAACGAGCAACGCAGGCAAATGTGAGGTACTACAACAACTATGCGCAAGCATCATACTGttcaaatcaattgaaaacgttAGGTTGCCTGCCTTGTATGGGCTTTAAAAAGGACATTAACACTAACAATGGAGTTGCGG TCTTCAAAAATATCCTATTCAATACGTTGGCATTTGTAACGGTGTCAGACTCGCGAAAAGAAATCGCTGTCACATTTCGTGGCACTATTGTGGATCTTAGGAACTACCTACTGGATGCAGCTTTCTTTAATGTTGGCTTTGGcaacataaaatttcatttcggcTTTTATGTAGCGACAATGTCCCTGTATAACAAT GTAATCCAAGCTATCGGATATCAACTTCAACAACACCCAACTTACAAGTTGGTGATCATTGGTCACAGCCTTGGCGGAGCTATGGCGAGATTAACCGCGttcttcatcaaaataaattaccaGTTTCCAGGTGCTACGATCGAATTGTACACCTACGGTGAACCAAGGGTTGGAAACAAAGCGTTCGCCGACTACTGCAACAGCTGGAATATTTTATCAGCCAGATGCGTTAACAA GAATGACGTCGTTCCACATGTTCCACCGACAAGTCTTCTGGGAACTGACCTCCTCTATAATTTCTATGTTCATCCACAACTGGAGGTCTGGATCCAGAGTGACAGGATTACCAATTGCAATGACAAATTCTATGAAGACCCAGCGTGTTCGGACATCTCTGACCCATCATATACAATCGATGATCATATAAATTACTTCAATGTGACGAGCACTGTTTGTGGCGAAGTTGTGATGCCAGCATTTCTACCAATGATTCCTCCTGCACTGCCAACGAAAATTGTGAACTTTGCAGGTGGTGCCATCCGCTTTCAATaa